One window of Mesorhizobium sp. PAMC28654 genomic DNA carries:
- the xylB gene encoding xylulokinase translates to MYLGLDLGTSGVKARLIDARQTVIGSGHGSLDVSRPHPGWSEQSPDHWIRACEVAIAELKSSHAKELAAVEGIGLSGQMHGATLLDAGDKVLRPCILWNDTRSHVEAAALDADPRFRALTGNIVFPGFTAPKLAWVKNNEPAIFDKVAKVLLPKDFLRLWLSGEHISEMSDSAGTSWLDVGKRRWSSDLLAATSLDERHMPSLVEGADKAGALRAELASKWGMQAGIPIAGGAGDNAASACGMGTVGAGHAFVSLGTSGVLFAANASYLPNPASAVHTFCHALPDTWHQMGVILSATDSLNWLSEITGKGAGELTAELGDTLKAPTGVSFLPYLSGERTPYNDSAIRGSFTGLGHESGRAVLTQAVLEGVAFAFRDSLEALAKAGTKLTRVTAIGGGSRSRYWLKAIATALQIPVDIPADGDFGAAFGAARLGLIAATGADPLGVCTAPATDATIEPAANLGDAYADAYQRYRALYPAIKGATA, encoded by the coding sequence ATGTATCTCGGCCTCGATCTGGGCACGTCCGGCGTCAAGGCGCGGTTGATCGATGCCAGGCAGACTGTCATCGGTTCCGGCCATGGTTCGCTTGACGTTTCACGGCCGCATCCCGGCTGGTCGGAACAAAGCCCCGATCACTGGATCCGCGCCTGCGAAGTTGCGATTGCCGAGCTCAAATCATCCCATGCCAAGGAGCTAGCGGCGGTCGAGGGCATTGGCCTGTCCGGCCAGATGCATGGCGCCACCCTGCTTGATGCCGGCGACAAGGTGCTGCGCCCGTGCATCCTGTGGAACGACACGCGCAGCCACGTGGAAGCCGCCGCGCTCGATGCCGACCCACGCTTCCGGGCGCTGACCGGCAACATCGTCTTTCCGGGCTTCACCGCGCCGAAACTGGCCTGGGTGAAGAACAACGAGCCCGCTATTTTCGACAAGGTGGCGAAGGTGCTGCTGCCGAAGGATTTCCTGCGGCTGTGGCTGTCGGGCGAGCATATTTCGGAAATGTCGGATTCAGCCGGCACGTCCTGGCTCGATGTCGGCAAGCGCCGCTGGTCGTCCGACCTGCTTGCCGCGACATCGCTTGATGAAAGGCACATGCCGTCGCTCGTTGAAGGCGCCGACAAGGCAGGCGCGTTGCGCGCCGAGCTGGCGTCGAAATGGGGCATGCAAGCCGGCATTCCGATCGCCGGTGGCGCCGGAGACAATGCCGCCTCGGCCTGCGGCATGGGCACGGTGGGCGCCGGCCATGCCTTCGTCTCGCTGGGAACATCGGGCGTGCTGTTTGCCGCCAACGCGTCCTATCTGCCCAACCCGGCAAGCGCGGTCCACACATTCTGCCATGCCTTGCCCGATACCTGGCACCAGATGGGCGTCATCCTGTCGGCGACCGATTCGCTGAACTGGCTTTCGGAAATCACGGGCAAGGGCGCTGGTGAACTGACCGCCGAACTCGGCGACACGCTGAAGGCGCCCACCGGCGTATCCTTCCTCCCCTATCTGTCGGGCGAGCGCACGCCATACAATGACTCCGCCATTCGCGGCTCGTTTACCGGGCTTGGACATGAATCGGGCCGCGCCGTGCTGACACAGGCCGTGCTTGAGGGCGTGGCCTTCGCTTTCCGCGACAGCCTCGAAGCCCTGGCCAAGGCTGGGACCAAGTTGACGCGCGTGACGGCGATCGGCGGTGGTTCGCGCTCGCGCTACTGGCTGAAGGCCATCGCCACGGCCTTGCAAATACCCGTCGACATTCCGGCCGACGGCGATTTCGGCGCGGCCTTCGGTGCGGCCAGGCTCGGCCTGATCGCGGCGACGGGTGCTGATCCGCTCGGCGTCTGCACAGCGCCAGCGACGGACGCCACGATCGAACCTGCTGCTAATCTTGGCGACGCCTATGCGGATGCCTATCAGCGCTACCGGGCGCTATATCCGGCGATCAAGGGCGCGACCGCGTGA
- a CDS encoding MBL fold metallo-hydrolase has product MDWFSKSIVDEKTTMLTEPFVHEYVRANIWHLRGRDVDLLVDTGMGICPLAPEIDTPAGKPLLVVATHIHLDHVGSLHEFPLRAGPRQSAGQFDSMDDAVTYAYMFHDLEGAVSKLPAPGWKAADYAIPPAPLTRILDEGDVIDLGDRQFRVLHLPGHSPDSIALFDEADGLFFSGDAIYDDRLIDDLPDSDSTAYRRTMQRLLDLPIRIGHGGHGTSFDGKRMREIAADYLSKTGEADA; this is encoded by the coding sequence ATGGACTGGTTCAGCAAGAGCATCGTCGACGAAAAGACGACGATGCTGACCGAGCCGTTCGTGCATGAATATGTGCGCGCCAATATCTGGCACCTGCGCGGCCGCGACGTTGACCTGCTGGTCGACACCGGCATGGGCATTTGTCCGCTGGCACCGGAGATCGACACGCCGGCCGGCAAGCCGCTGCTGGTCGTCGCCACCCACATCCATCTCGACCATGTCGGCTCGCTGCATGAATTCCCGCTGCGGGCAGGACCACGGCAAAGCGCTGGTCAATTCGACAGCATGGATGATGCCGTTACCTATGCCTACATGTTCCATGATCTGGAAGGTGCCGTTTCGAAACTGCCTGCACCGGGCTGGAAGGCGGCCGACTATGCGATACCTCCCGCGCCGCTGACACGGATTCTCGACGAAGGCGACGTGATCGATCTCGGCGACCGGCAATTCCGCGTCCTGCATCTGCCCGGCCATTCGCCGGATTCGATCGCGCTGTTCGACGAGGCCGACGGGCTGTTCTTCAGCGGCGACGCCATCTACGATGATCGGCTGATCGACGATCTGCCGGACTCTGACAGCACCGCTTATCGCCGCACGATGCAACGACTGCTCGACCTGCCGATCCGCATCGGCCATGGCGGCCATGGCACAAGCTTCGACGGCAAACGAATGCGCGAGATCGCAGCCGACTATCTGAGCAAAACCGGCGAGGCCGACGCCTAG
- a CDS encoding GNAT family N-acetyltransferase — protein sequence MAEAQISLRAAQASDIPALKQVLRETFEGTWLPHITKASAQRYVETDIGGCYVDECWQEFTVAEIDGDIAGLIHWRGDFIGAVHVGANRQGQGVGRKLLSHAEQAIGAAGFPQARLETDTFNERAQGLYKAVGYVEKGRYPDDEWDSGFTTVLFEKPLGGPTS from the coding sequence ATGGCAGAGGCCCAGATCAGCCTGCGCGCGGCACAGGCAAGCGATATCCCGGCCTTGAAGCAGGTCCTGCGGGAAACGTTCGAAGGCACCTGGCTGCCGCACATCACCAAGGCTTCGGCGCAGCGCTATGTCGAGACCGATATTGGCGGGTGCTATGTCGATGAATGCTGGCAGGAATTCACCGTTGCCGAGATTGATGGCGATATCGCCGGCCTGATCCACTGGCGGGGCGACTTCATCGGGGCCGTGCATGTCGGGGCCAATCGCCAGGGCCAGGGCGTCGGCCGCAAATTGCTGTCCCATGCCGAGCAGGCCATCGGCGCCGCCGGATTCCCGCAGGCGCGGCTTGAAACCGATACGTTCAACGAACGCGCCCAGGGCCTCTACAAGGCGGTCGGCTATGTCGAGAAGGGCCGCTACCCGGACGATGAATGGGACAGCGGTTTCACCACCGTGCTGTTCGAGAAGCCGCTGGGCGGACCCACGAGCTAG
- the xylA gene encoding xylose isomerase codes for MSSGFFGDIQKIKYEGPDSTNPLAYRFYNPDEVVAGKRLEDHLRFAVAYWHSFAWPGGDPFGGQTFDRPWFPKAGGTDTMELAKLKADVAFEMFSLLGAPYFCFHDADVRPEGKDFSESADRLDEIADYFAGKMKQTGVKLLWGTANLFSNRRFMSGAATNPDPDVFAYAAATVKHCIDVTKRLKGENYVLWGGREGYETLLNTDLAREQEQAGRFLNLVVDYKHKIGFKGTILIEPKPQEPTKHQYDYDVATVYGFLKRFGLEKEVKVNIEQGHAILAGHSFEHELALANALGIFGSIDMNRNDYQSGWDTDQFPNNVPEMALAYYQVLQAGGFKTGGTNFDAKLRRQSLDPQDLLIGHIGGMDSCARGLKAAARMVEDKALSAPLAERYAGWNTAEGKAMLSGKRTLEEIAERVVKKKIEPQPRSGRQELLENIVNRYV; via the coding sequence ATGAGCAGCGGATTTTTCGGCGACATCCAGAAGATCAAATATGAGGGGCCGGATTCGACCAATCCGCTGGCCTATCGTTTCTACAATCCCGATGAAGTGGTGGCGGGCAAGCGGCTGGAGGATCACCTGCGCTTTGCCGTCGCCTACTGGCACTCCTTCGCCTGGCCGGGCGGCGATCCGTTCGGCGGCCAGACTTTCGACCGCCCCTGGTTCCCCAAGGCCGGCGGCACCGACACGATGGAGCTGGCAAAACTGAAGGCCGATGTCGCCTTCGAAATGTTCTCGCTGCTCGGCGCCCCCTATTTCTGCTTCCACGACGCCGATGTGCGGCCCGAGGGCAAGGATTTCTCCGAGAGTGCTGATCGGCTCGACGAGATAGCCGACTATTTTGCCGGCAAGATGAAGCAGACCGGCGTCAAATTGCTGTGGGGTACCGCCAACCTGTTCTCCAACCGCCGCTTCATGTCGGGTGCGGCCACCAATCCGGATCCGGATGTGTTCGCCTATGCAGCGGCGACGGTGAAGCACTGCATCGACGTGACCAAGCGGCTGAAGGGCGAGAACTACGTTCTGTGGGGCGGGCGCGAGGGCTACGAGACGTTGCTCAACACCGACCTTGCCCGCGAGCAGGAACAGGCAGGCCGCTTCCTCAACCTCGTTGTCGACTACAAGCACAAGATCGGCTTCAAGGGCACCATCCTGATCGAGCCGAAGCCACAGGAGCCGACCAAGCACCAGTACGACTATGATGTCGCGACGGTCTACGGCTTCCTCAAGCGTTTTGGCCTGGAGAAGGAAGTCAAGGTCAACATCGAGCAGGGCCACGCGATCCTGGCCGGCCATTCCTTCGAGCACGAGCTTGCCCTGGCCAACGCGCTGGGCATCTTCGGTTCCATCGACATGAACCGCAACGACTACCAGTCGGGCTGGGACACCGACCAGTTCCCCAACAACGTGCCGGAAATGGCGCTGGCCTATTACCAGGTCCTGCAGGCCGGCGGCTTTAAGACCGGCGGCACCAATTTCGACGCCAAGCTGCGCCGCCAGTCGCTGGATCCGCAGGATCTCTTGATCGGCCATATCGGCGGCATGGATTCCTGCGCCCGCGGCCTGAAGGCGGCAGCGCGCATGGTCGAGGACAAGGCGCTGTCGGCGCCGCTCGCCGAGCGCTATGCCGGCTGGAACACGGCCGAGGGCAAGGCGATGCTGTCGGGCAAGCGCACGCTGGAAGAGATCGCTGAGCGCGTCGTGAAGAAGAAGATCGAGCCGCAGCCAAGGTCCGGACGCCAGGAGCTGCTCGAAAACATCGTCAACAGATACGTCTGA
- a CDS encoding 3-keto-5-aminohexanoate cleavage protein, giving the protein MPLAMNREVFITCAVTGSGGSQDRSPHVPRSPKQIADSAIDAAKAGAAIVHCHVRDPETGKPRRDVHLYREVTERIREANVDVVLNLTAGMGGDMVFGSPEAPLPLNEKGTDMGGATNRMEHVRQCLPEICTLDCGTMNFAEADYVMTNTPGMLRAMGGMMTALGVKPEIEAFDTGHLWFAKQLVEEKVLNPDALVQLCMGVPWGAPDDLNTFMAMVNNVPSTWNWSAFAIGRNQMAYAAAAVLAGGNVRVGLEDNLWLDKGVLATNAQLVERAANIVTNMGARVIGPEEVRKKLNLTKRAPIAA; this is encoded by the coding sequence ATGCCGCTTGCGATGAACCGTGAGGTCTTCATTACCTGTGCCGTGACCGGGTCCGGCGGCTCGCAGGACCGCAGCCCGCATGTGCCTCGCTCCCCCAAGCAGATCGCCGATTCGGCCATCGATGCGGCCAAGGCCGGTGCCGCGATCGTTCACTGCCATGTCCGTGACCCCGAAACCGGCAAGCCCAGGCGCGACGTGCATCTCTACCGTGAGGTGACCGAGCGCATCCGCGAGGCGAATGTCGATGTCGTGCTCAACCTGACCGCGGGCATGGGTGGCGACATGGTGTTCGGCTCGCCGGAAGCGCCGCTGCCGCTCAATGAAAAAGGCACGGACATGGGCGGCGCCACCAACCGCATGGAACATGTGCGACAGTGCCTGCCGGAGATCTGCACGCTGGATTGCGGCACCATGAATTTCGCCGAGGCCGACTACGTCATGACCAACACGCCAGGCATGCTGCGCGCCATGGGCGGCATGATGACGGCGCTGGGCGTCAAGCCGGAGATCGAGGCCTTCGACACCGGCCATCTGTGGTTCGCCAAGCAGCTGGTCGAGGAAAAGGTGCTCAATCCCGACGCGCTGGTGCAGCTCTGCATGGGCGTGCCGTGGGGTGCGCCTGACGACCTCAACACCTTCATGGCCATGGTCAACAATGTGCCGTCGACCTGGAACTGGTCGGCCTTCGCCATCGGCCGCAACCAGATGGCCTATGCCGCGGCAGCTGTGCTGGCCGGTGGCAATGTCCGCGTCGGCCTCGAGGACAATCTCTGGCTCGACAAGGGCGTGCTCGCCACCAATGCTCAGCTGGTCGAGCGGGCGGCAAATATCGTCACCAATATGGGCGCCAGGGTCATCGGCCCGGAGGAAGTGCGCAAGAAGCTCAATCTGACCAAGCGAGCACCGATAGCTGCATAA
- a CDS encoding GlxA family transcriptional regulator — MIKSEKPTIFRAEHTPLKVTLLVFSGASIMCVACAVDPLRAANRIAGETLFDFRLVSVTGDAPVTTCGLPVAVSGRFDATEPTDVLVVVAGFGTQNYATSALLAGLRRAARSARACGGVEAGTWLVARAGLLEGRSATTHWEDMEDFSSAFPGVDVRPDRYIIDGPVFTTGGASPTLDLMLHLIRTRLGMAVALDVASAFIYDQARAATDAQPLVSLGRLDGYDPRLAQAIRLMEAHVDQPLTMEAIAKRAGVTARTLESIFRKSIGETPGAYYLRLRLGAARRLVVDTRVAMADIAGRTGFSSAAAFSRAFSRAFGEAPVRLRRG, encoded by the coding sequence ATGATCAAAAGCGAAAAGCCGACAATCTTTCGTGCCGAGCACACGCCGCTCAAGGTGACGCTGCTGGTGTTTTCCGGGGCGTCCATCATGTGCGTGGCATGCGCCGTCGATCCGCTGCGCGCCGCCAACCGCATTGCCGGCGAAACCCTGTTCGACTTCAGGCTGGTCTCGGTGACGGGCGACGCGCCGGTCACGACATGCGGCCTGCCGGTGGCGGTCAGTGGCCGGTTCGATGCGACGGAACCAACCGATGTCCTTGTCGTGGTCGCCGGCTTCGGCACGCAGAACTATGCCACATCGGCCTTGCTTGCCGGCCTGCGCCGCGCTGCGCGGTCGGCGCGCGCCTGCGGCGGCGTCGAGGCGGGCACATGGCTGGTGGCCCGCGCCGGCTTGCTGGAAGGGCGCAGCGCCACCACCCATTGGGAGGACATGGAGGATTTTTCGTCCGCCTTTCCGGGCGTCGACGTCCGCCCCGATCGATACATCATCGATGGGCCGGTCTTCACCACGGGCGGCGCCTCGCCGACCCTGGATCTGATGCTGCACCTTATCCGCACCCGGCTCGGCATGGCCGTGGCGCTGGATGTGGCAAGTGCGTTCATCTACGATCAGGCGCGCGCGGCGACCGACGCGCAGCCGCTGGTCTCGCTTGGCCGGCTCGATGGCTATGACCCGCGATTGGCGCAGGCGATCCGGCTGATGGAAGCGCATGTCGACCAGCCGCTGACCATGGAAGCCATAGCAAAGCGTGCCGGGGTGACGGCGCGAACGCTGGAAAGCATCTTTCGCAAGTCGATCGGCGAGACGCCCGGCGCCTATTATCTCAGGCTTCGCCTGGGCGCTGCGCGCCGGCTGGTGGTCGACACCAGGGTGGCGATGGCCGATATTGCCGGGCGGACGGGATTCTCGTCCGCCGCGGCGTTTTCGAGGGCTTTTTCACGGGCTTTCGGCGAAGCACCAGTCAGGTTGCGAAGAGGATAG
- a CDS encoding tetratricopeptide repeat protein yields MPIRDQFGLTFSGATQTGLSSYGQALHELRCFIGDPVGSVDRAIADAPGFAMAHVLKGYLFGLATEREAMAVTAACHASALPLAATTREQAHVAALGHLANGHWHHASRILEDITIESPLDALALQVGHQIDFFTGNARMLRDRIGRALPSWQNGMPGYHAILGMQAFGLEEMGDYARAEKFGRTAIEIEPRDGWAQHAVAHVMEMQSRQRDGIAWMRANPQAWVRESFLQVHNWWHLALFHYDLGEIDEVLSLYDGPIYGKRSTLALNMVDASAILWRLHLGGVDVGNRWAALAANWTPKAGAGNYAFNDAHAMMAFVGAGLDAPAQTLLQAQRDAMHGVDDNAAFTRDVGHPLTLAIKAFGEGNYNETVRRVRPIRAIANRFGGSHAQRDVIDLTLMEAALRSGDRALASALAAERVMARPDSPLSALFSRRVADLSEN; encoded by the coding sequence ATGCCAATCAGGGACCAGTTCGGCCTGACATTTTCGGGCGCGACGCAAACCGGCCTGTCGTCCTACGGCCAGGCTCTCCACGAGTTGCGGTGTTTCATCGGCGATCCAGTTGGTTCCGTCGATCGCGCCATCGCCGACGCGCCCGGCTTCGCCATGGCGCATGTGCTGAAGGGCTATTTGTTCGGGCTCGCCACGGAGCGCGAGGCAATGGCTGTTACCGCGGCGTGCCACGCCTCGGCGCTGCCCCTGGCAGCCACGACGCGTGAGCAGGCGCATGTCGCCGCGCTCGGCCATCTTGCCAACGGACACTGGCACCATGCGTCCCGCATTCTCGAGGATATCACCATCGAGTCTCCGCTCGACGCACTGGCGCTGCAGGTGGGGCACCAGATCGACTTCTTCACGGGCAATGCCCGCATGCTGCGCGATCGCATCGGCCGCGCATTGCCGTCATGGCAAAACGGCATGCCGGGCTACCACGCCATTCTCGGCATGCAGGCCTTCGGGCTGGAGGAAATGGGCGACTATGCGCGTGCGGAAAAATTCGGCCGCACCGCGATCGAGATCGAGCCACGCGACGGCTGGGCGCAGCACGCCGTCGCCCATGTCATGGAAATGCAAAGCCGGCAAAGGGATGGCATTGCCTGGATGCGCGCCAACCCGCAAGCGTGGGTGCGGGAAAGCTTCCTGCAGGTGCACAATTGGTGGCATCTGGCGCTGTTCCACTACGACCTCGGAGAGATCGATGAGGTGCTGTCGCTCTATGATGGCCCGATCTACGGCAAGCGTTCGACGCTGGCGCTCAACATGGTCGATGCCTCGGCAATCCTGTGGCGGCTCCATCTCGGCGGCGTCGATGTCGGGAACCGCTGGGCGGCACTCGCTGCTAATTGGACGCCCAAGGCCGGCGCCGGCAATTATGCCTTCAATGATGCGCATGCGATGATGGCCTTCGTTGGTGCCGGGCTCGACGCGCCGGCTCAGACCCTGCTCCAGGCGCAGCGCGACGCCATGCACGGCGTCGACGACAATGCCGCGTTCACCCGGGATGTTGGTCATCCCCTGACGCTGGCCATCAAGGCATTCGGCGAAGGCAACTACAATGAGACGGTGCGGCGGGTCCGGCCGATCCGGGCAATCGCCAACCGTTTCGGTGGCAGCCATGCGCAGCGCGACGTCATCGACCTGACATTGATGGAGGCTGCACTGCGCTCCGGTGACAGGGCCCTGGCGAGCGCGCTTGCCGCGGAACGCGTAATGGCGCGGCCGGATAGCCCATTGTCGGCACTGTTTTCGCGACGCGTCGCCGATTTGTCAGAGAATTGA
- a CDS encoding L,D-transpeptidase yields the protein MRELPQGLTPPRNGDAIETENRLSRRAVLSGAGAFALLGVAGCSTSGGGGGGLSALQLDDTVTGSVRPMRPSISVDKHITSPDLMYAGLTDGGFNVPEVPYLKVKAEFRRQIVVDPTGEQPGTIVVHLQERMLYLVQPGGDAIRYGVGIGKDGFRWSGRANIQYGREWPTWTPPPEMIARKPELVKWQGGQPGGLTNPLGARALYIYQDGKDTGYRIHGSPEWWSIGQAMSSGCVRLINQDIIDLYSRVSKKNPVVVM from the coding sequence ATGCGTGAGTTGCCGCAAGGTCTGACGCCGCCGCGTAACGGCGACGCAATCGAAACCGAAAATCGTCTGTCCCGTCGTGCCGTCCTGTCCGGGGCCGGTGCATTCGCCCTGCTTGGCGTCGCCGGCTGCTCCACTTCGGGCGGAGGCGGTGGTGGTCTTTCGGCACTGCAGCTCGACGACACCGTCACCGGTTCGGTGCGGCCCATGCGTCCGAGCATCAGTGTTGACAAGCACATCACCAGCCCCGACCTCATGTACGCGGGCTTGACGGATGGCGGCTTCAATGTGCCCGAAGTGCCGTATCTCAAGGTCAAGGCGGAATTCCGCCGCCAGATCGTCGTCGATCCGACCGGTGAGCAGCCCGGCACCATCGTGGTCCATCTGCAGGAGCGCATGCTCTATCTGGTGCAGCCAGGCGGCGACGCGATCCGCTACGGCGTCGGCATCGGCAAGGACGGCTTCCGCTGGTCCGGCCGCGCCAACATCCAGTACGGCAGGGAATGGCCGACCTGGACCCCGCCGCCGGAGATGATCGCCCGCAAGCCGGAACTGGTGAAGTGGCAGGGTGGACAACCCGGTGGTCTCACCAACCCGCTCGGCGCGCGTGCGCTCTACATCTACCAGGACGGCAAGGACACCGGTTACCGCATCCACGGCTCGCCCGAATGGTGGAGCATAGGCCAGGCCATGTCGTCGGGCTGCGTGCGCCTGATCAACCAGGACATCATCGACCTCTACAGCCGCGTTTCCAAGAAGAACCCGGTCGTCGTCATGTGA
- a CDS encoding nuclear transport factor 2 family protein, translating to MTDLNKIAEGYITAWNESDAARRAALLKAVFTEDVSYRDPLMQGDGHEGVAALIDGVQQQFAGFRFSLKGTPDGYADKIRFSWNLGPEGTDSIIEGTDIGVIENGRLKSVTGFLDKIPAQ from the coding sequence ATGACCGACCTCAACAAAATCGCCGAAGGCTACATCACCGCCTGGAACGAAAGCGATGCGGCCCGCCGGGCGGCTCTGCTGAAGGCTGTTTTCACCGAAGACGTCAGCTACCGCGATCCGCTCATGCAGGGCGATGGCCATGAAGGTGTCGCGGCGCTGATAGACGGGGTGCAGCAGCAATTTGCCGGCTTCCGTTTCTCGCTTAAGGGCACGCCTGACGGCTATGCCGACAAGATCCGCTTCTCGTGGAATCTCGGGCCGGAAGGCACTGACTCCATCATCGAAGGCACGGATATCGGCGTCATCGAGAACGGCCGCCTGAAGAGCGTCACCGGCTTTCTGGACAAGATCCCGGCGCAGTGA
- a CDS encoding diphosphate--fructose-6-phosphate 1-phosphotransferase — protein MSGTFVIAQGGGPTAVINQTVVGAALEVRKRHPGAKVLGSLHGVRGIRDGNYVDLSAVPEDRLRLIAATPSAALGSTRDKPDAAYCELVLAGLKKVGADAFIYIGGNDTSGTQQILTDAAGGKIAFVHAPKTIDNDLEENDHTPGFMSAAEFVAGAFLSVDLDFRALPGIYVGIVMGRHAGFLTAASAAWQLDRDSGPHLLYVPERPFSPAGFIDDVRATMDRHKRCIVAVSEGVSTADGKALVESLVPPEKLERDAHGNLKLSGSDLPAALERALAEGLPGKRARVDALGYMPRGNVGAISAVDAQEAFDAGAFAITVAEQGGGSVALQFDGTKTVLKKVPLENVAGKTRHMPDNFMKPDAHQLSDTGMAYFKRLVPEKYKVGKPFV, from the coding sequence ATGTCCGGAACTTTTGTCATCGCGCAAGGCGGCGGCCCCACCGCCGTCATCAACCAGACCGTGGTGGGGGCGGCACTGGAGGTTCGCAAGCGGCATCCCGGCGCGAAGGTTCTGGGGTCCCTGCACGGCGTTCGCGGCATCCGTGACGGCAACTATGTCGATCTCTCCGCCGTCCCAGAGGATCGCCTGCGGCTGATCGCGGCAACGCCGAGCGCCGCACTCGGCTCGACGCGCGACAAGCCGGACGCCGCCTATTGCGAGCTCGTCCTGGCCGGCCTGAAGAAGGTCGGCGCCGACGCCTTCATCTATATCGGCGGCAACGACACGTCGGGCACGCAGCAGATCCTGACCGACGCCGCGGGCGGCAAGATCGCCTTCGTCCATGCACCCAAGACCATCGACAACGATCTCGAGGAAAACGACCATACGCCGGGCTTCATGTCGGCGGCCGAGTTCGTCGCCGGAGCGTTCCTTTCGGTTGACCTCGATTTCCGTGCTTTGCCGGGCATCTATGTCGGCATTGTCATGGGCCGCCACGCCGGCTTTCTGACGGCGGCTTCAGCCGCATGGCAGCTCGACCGCGACAGCGGCCCGCACCTGCTTTACGTGCCGGAGCGTCCATTCTCCCCGGCCGGCTTCATTGACGATGTCCGCGCCACCATGGACCGTCACAAGCGCTGTATCGTCGCCGTGTCGGAAGGCGTCAGCACCGCTGACGGCAAGGCGCTGGTCGAAAGCCTGGTGCCGCCTGAGAAACTGGAGCGCGACGCGCATGGCAATCTGAAACTTTCGGGCAGCGATCTGCCGGCCGCTCTTGAGCGCGCGCTGGCCGAAGGGCTGCCGGGCAAACGCGCACGCGTCGATGCGCTCGGCTACATGCCGCGCGGCAATGTCGGCGCCATCAGCGCTGTCGATGCCCAGGAAGCCTTTGATGCCGGCGCCTTTGCCATCACCGTCGCGGAACAGGGCGGCGGCTCCGTGGCGCTGCAGTTTGACGGCACGAAAACCGTGTTGAAGAAAGTGCCGCTGGAGAATGTCGCCGGCAAGACGCGCCACATGCCCGACAATTTCATGAAACCGGATGCCCATCAGCTGTCCGATACCGGCATGGCCTATTTCAAGCGGCTTGTGCCGGAAAAGTACAAGGTCGGGAAACCGTTCGTCTGA
- a CDS encoding LysE family translocator, with translation MSFENWAAFAAASTILLIIPGPTILLVVSYALGQGWRTALPMAVGVALGDFTAMTLSMLGIGALLAASATVFTVLKLIGAGYLIYLGIKLFRAGGTLKAEPRTDAVSSAKMMAHAWLVTALNPKSITFFVAFLPQFLDRHANFWTQMAIFETTFLALAFANAFGYALVAARARNVVRNPRAIRIFNRTGGSLLVGAGIATVAMRSGN, from the coding sequence ATGTCCTTCGAAAACTGGGCCGCTTTCGCCGCCGCGTCGACGATCCTTCTCATCATTCCAGGCCCGACCATTCTGCTGGTGGTGTCCTATGCGCTGGGCCAGGGCTGGCGCACCGCGCTGCCGATGGCTGTCGGCGTGGCGCTCGGCGACTTCACCGCCATGACGTTGTCGATGCTGGGCATCGGTGCGTTGCTGGCCGCCTCGGCCACCGTGTTCACGGTGCTGAAGCTGATCGGCGCCGGCTACCTGATCTATCTCGGCATAAAATTGTTCCGTGCCGGTGGCACGCTCAAGGCCGAACCGCGCACCGACGCGGTATCCTCGGCGAAGATGATGGCGCATGCTTGGCTGGTGACGGCGCTCAATCCCAAGAGCATCACCTTCTTCGTCGCCTTCCTGCCGCAGTTCCTCGACCGGCACGCCAATTTCTGGACGCAGATGGCGATCTTCGAGACGACCTTCCTGGCGCTCGCCTTCGCCAATGCCTTCGGCTACGCGCTGGTCGCGGCAAGGGCGCGCAATGTCGTGCGCAACCCCAGGGCGATCCGCATCTTCAACCGCACCGGCGGCTCGCTGCTGGTCGGCGCCGGTATCGCCACGGTGGCGATGCGCTCGGGGAATTGA